In one Winogradskyella sp. MH6 genomic region, the following are encoded:
- a CDS encoding sensor histidine kinase — MPITIATTYVFIYKLIPDYLISKRYARFALYSIYTLIISAYLVVASVFFSLIYLSGFEYSEMNPATKNIILVLGAVYLIVFVISAFKLLKLNLKQTKITKKLETKILETQLKLKEQELNYLKMQIHPHFLFNTLNTMYGSALKKADETPEMILKLSNLLDYLLYQVDKPFVSLEDEINHIEDYISLEKMRFNNTLAITFYKDIQSKAIDIAPMLFIPFVENSFKHGTLKEGVLSIDLSVKANSETIIFNISNSSSNQKTHNDGIGLQNIKKRLDLLYPNRYKLDITHNDSTFKVDLELNIKSKLAHD; from the coding sequence ATGCCTATAACCATTGCTACTACTTATGTTTTTATTTATAAACTAATACCAGATTACCTCATTAGCAAACGTTACGCAAGATTTGCTCTATATAGTATATACACCCTTATTATTTCTGCTTATTTAGTTGTGGCCAGTGTGTTTTTTAGCTTAATTTATTTATCTGGCTTTGAGTATTCTGAAATGAATCCGGCAACAAAGAACATTATTTTAGTTCTTGGCGCTGTGTATCTTATTGTTTTTGTAATTAGTGCCTTTAAGCTTTTAAAATTAAATTTAAAACAAACCAAAATCACTAAAAAACTAGAAACCAAAATTCTAGAAACCCAACTAAAACTAAAAGAGCAAGAATTAAACTATTTGAAAATGCAGATTCATCCTCATTTTCTTTTTAACACATTAAATACCATGTACGGCTCTGCATTAAAAAAGGCAGATGAAACGCCCGAAATGATTTTAAAATTGTCTAATCTATTAGACTATTTACTGTATCAAGTCGATAAACCTTTTGTAAGTCTCGAAGACGAAATAAATCATATTGAAGATTATATCTCTTTAGAAAAAATGCGATTTAACAACACATTAGCTATTACATTTTATAAAGACATTCAATCAAAAGCTATTGATATAGCACCAATGCTTTTTATTCCCTTTGTAGAAAACAGTTTTAAACATGGCACTTTAAAAGAAGGCGTTTTATCTATTGACCTCTCAGTAAAAGCCAATTCAGAAACCATTATTTTTAATATTAGCAACAGCAGCAGTAATCAAAAAACTCACAACGATGGCATTGGTTTACAAAACATTAAAAAACGATTAGATTTATTATACCCTAATCGTTATAAGTTAGACATCACTCACAATGACTCTACATTTAAAGTTGACTTAGAACTTAACATAAAATCCAAACTAGCCCATGACTAA
- a CDS encoding LytR/AlgR family response regulator transcription factor: MTKPISCIIVDDESMARDIIATHLSRIKNIEVVAQCKNAIEAFNFINNNAVDLIFLDINMPEISGIAFAKSINKNIKIIFTTAYRDYAVEGFDLQAVDYLLKPIPFERLLKAVNRYFEVNAKHLKNESNQLDDNDFIFVRSDRRMLKITFKDILYIESLSDYIKIHLTETCIVTRETISAIEAKLPQKDFLRIHRSYIVSLAKIQSFTNEEITVNRKALPISRSYKKDVLNHLENF; encoded by the coding sequence ATGACTAAACCTATTTCTTGCATCATAGTTGACGACGAAAGCATGGCTAGAGATATTATAGCGACACATTTATCTCGCATAAAAAATATTGAAGTTGTAGCACAATGTAAAAATGCTATTGAAGCTTTCAATTTTATAAACAATAATGCCGTGGACCTTATCTTCCTAGACATTAATATGCCTGAAATCTCAGGAATTGCCTTTGCAAAATCCATCAATAAAAACATCAAAATAATTTTTACCACAGCCTACAGAGATTATGCTGTAGAAGGTTTTGATCTTCAAGCTGTAGATTATTTATTAAAACCTATTCCTTTTGAAAGATTATTAAAAGCGGTAAATCGCTATTTTGAAGTCAATGCTAAGCATTTAAAAAATGAATCCAATCAATTAGATGACAATGATTTTATTTTTGTGAGGTCTGATAGACGTATGCTAAAAATCACCTTTAAAGACATTCTCTATATTGAAAGTTTAAGTGATTATATTAAAATTCATCTTACTGAAACCTGTATAGTTACCAGAGAAACTATAAGTGCCATTGAAGCCAAACTACCACAAAAAGACTTTTTAAGAATCCACCGTTCATACATTGTAAGCTTGGCAAAAATTCAATCCTTTACAAACGAAGAGATTACAGTTAATCGAAAAGCACTACCTATTAGTCGAAGTTATAAGAAAGATGTTTTAAATCATCTTGAAAATTTTTAA
- a CDS encoding MotA/TolQ/ExbB proton channel family protein — translation MQSTILSLTVQFADRFYEGGPLFMSLILICLLLSLALLTIGFINLKKDSKKARKMLNLTVDSSLLGLVIGFFASVIGLITAFDSVEALGDPNPAIFAGGLKVSLLTATFGLFTFIIARIGILILRWLLQNKE, via the coding sequence ATGCAATCAACAATTTTATCTTTAACAGTTCAATTCGCAGATCGTTTTTACGAAGGAGGACCGCTTTTTATGTCGCTCATCTTAATCTGCTTATTGCTTTCTCTAGCTTTACTTACAATAGGTTTTATTAATCTAAAAAAAGATTCTAAGAAAGCTCGTAAAATGCTCAATCTTACCGTAGACAGTAGTCTATTGGGTTTGGTTATTGGTTTTTTTGCCTCCGTAATCGGATTGATTACAGCTTTTGATTCTGTAGAAGCCTTAGGAGATCCAAATCCGGCTATTTTTGCAGGTGGACTTAAAGTATCATTATTAACAGCAACATTTGGTTTGTTTACCTTTATAATTGCAAGAATAGGTATTCTAATATTAAGATGGTTGCTGCAAAACAAAGAGTAA
- a CDS encoding RNA polymerase sigma factor, translated as MTEDAIHSLTDEALVEAIVKTNDTMLFEVLYDRYATMVYNKCYGFANGVDEAKDLTQDVFLRVFVKLASFKGKSKFSTWLYAFTYNHCVNYVTRNTAKKFEKQSVSSESIDIQNIGEEIDSAREFENMRVDKLKGVMELISPEEKMILLLKYEDNLTIKELSEALDIGESAVKMRLKRAKEKLVHKYDNYTKDGESI; from the coding sequence TTGACTGAAGACGCAATTCATAGCCTAACCGATGAAGCGCTTGTGGAAGCAATCGTAAAAACCAACGACACTATGTTGTTCGAGGTGCTTTATGATAGATATGCCACTATGGTATATAATAAATGCTACGGGTTTGCAAATGGAGTCGATGAAGCTAAAGACCTAACTCAAGACGTGTTTTTGAGAGTCTTTGTTAAATTAGCTAGCTTTAAAGGGAAGTCTAAATTTTCAACTTGGCTATATGCGTTTACATATAATCATTGTGTAAATTATGTAACCAGAAATACAGCAAAAAAGTTCGAAAAACAATCTGTAAGTTCAGAAAGTATTGATATACAAAATATAGGTGAGGAAATTGATTCTGCTCGTGAGTTTGAAAATATGCGAGTAGATAAGTTAAAAGGCGTAATGGAGTTGATTTCACCTGAAGAAAAAATGATATTGTTGCTAAAGTATGAAGATAACTTAACAATTAAAGAATTATCAGAAGCTTTAGATATAGGGGAAAGCGCAGTTAAAATGCGATTAAAAAGAGCAAAAGAAAAACTCGTACATAAGTACGATAATTATACGAAAGATGGAGAATCCATTTAA
- a CDS encoding mechanosensitive ion channel family protein, with product MEKVTDFKNSAMQSLSSMWPEVSAFLVKALAALAILIIGWIVTKLVVKAVRKVLKLAKANKLDDSLNDIEIIEGKKLNFDTIKIVSKFVKWVMYIILVIMMSDVLGLEIISNQISELLSYLPQLFAALIIFTLGLLFANFVKNGLKSFFESMDLSGGKMISHIVFFLLLIFISITALNQAGIDTTIITSNITMILGAFLLAFTIAFGLGAKGVVSKLMHTFYARKMFEVGQKIVFNNESYTVDEVRSISVILKGSKGRLIVPINDLMDNQVQVQDQL from the coding sequence ATGGAAAAAGTAACAGATTTTAAAAATTCGGCAATGCAGTCATTATCTTCTATGTGGCCAGAAGTTTCGGCGTTTTTAGTTAAAGCTTTAGCTGCACTAGCTATTTTAATTATAGGGTGGATAGTGACAAAACTTGTTGTAAAGGCTGTAAGGAAAGTTTTAAAATTAGCTAAGGCTAATAAATTAGACGACAGTCTGAATGATATTGAAATCATAGAAGGCAAAAAGTTGAATTTTGATACGATTAAGATTGTGTCAAAATTCGTAAAATGGGTGATGTATATCATTCTGGTAATAATGATGTCTGATGTTTTAGGATTAGAGATAATCTCCAATCAGATAAGTGAATTGTTATCATATTTACCACAGCTATTTGCAGCCTTAATCATTTTTACATTGGGTTTGTTGTTTGCCAATTTTGTAAAAAATGGATTGAAATCATTTTTTGAATCTATGGATTTATCTGGAGGCAAAATGATTAGCCATATAGTTTTCTTTTTATTGTTAATATTTATTTCAATTACAGCTCTAAATCAAGCAGGTATAGATACTACAATAATTACAAGCAACATTACCATGATTTTGGGAGCTTTTCTTTTGGCTTTTACAATTGCATTTGGTCTTGGAGCAAAAGGTGTTGTATCTAAGCTTATGCATACATTTTATGCAAGAAAAATGTTTGAAGTTGGGCAGAAAATAGTTTTTAATAACGAAAGTTATACAGTAGATGAAGTTAGAAGTATATCAGTGATATTAAAAGGTTCAAAAGGTAGGTTAATAGTACCAATAAACGATTTAATGGATAATCAAGTACAAGTGCAGGATCAACTATAA
- a CDS encoding DUF2721 domain-containing protein, whose amino-acid sequence MEELTLTTPALLFSAISLIMLAYTNRFLAYAAIIRNLSDKYLERKEAVLMRQINNLKLRLNLTRWMQILGISSLLLCVLTMFLIYIDQHNAAIWIFGFALLLLIFSLAFLIREIQISTLALEHHLRDMEDQINE is encoded by the coding sequence ATGGAAGAACTTACGCTTACAACTCCGGCACTTTTATTCTCTGCAATTTCTCTAATCATGTTAGCATACACAAATCGCTTTTTAGCTTATGCGGCAATTATTAGAAATCTTAGTGATAAATATTTAGAACGTAAGGAAGCTGTGTTAATGCGGCAGATTAATAACTTAAAACTAAGGTTAAATCTTACACGATGGATGCAAATTTTAGGTATTTCTAGTCTTTTGCTATGTGTCTTAACTATGTTTTTAATTTATATAGATCAACACAATGCTGCTATTTGGATTTTTGGTTTTGCATTGTTACTACTTATTTTTTCTTTGGCATTTTTAATAAGAGAAATTCAAATTTCAACATTAGCTCTAGAGCACCATCTTAGAGATATGGAAGATCAAATTAATGAGTAA